TATATTAGAAACATTAATTatctatactttttaaaaaaaaaaagttttagcATATGTTCCACTGTCATCATAAAAATTTCTATATTGATCCATACGTTTcgattattcaaaaataaaaaataaaggcatacaattttgttctcttctttcttttgatttaattttgattttcgCTTTCTTCCGTTTCCCTACATCGTTATCGTTTTTTATGGAGATCCTTACTACGTCTACTTAACCTGACATAAGAATGCATAAACATGAAGTAGGAAAAACGAATTGGTTGTAGACTTGTAGTAGTAGTAAAACGTACCGTCTGTTGCCCACGTTTTTCGACAGATGTTTCAAGGAGTTCATCCGGGTCATAGGAATTTCCAGTGACAAAAGGACCAAGTGATGCAATCACTTTCTCGGGGTCCCCAATTTCTTCGATCGATGCATTTGGCTTGTTTGTTAGACGTATCAAAGGAGATGCCACCACTTGGATTTTCCCCTGTTTTTCATCTTCAAACTTCACTTCTACCCATGGTTCTGCACACTTGGGCTGGCAGTAATTTCCCGACAAGATGTTGGCCACTCGGCTTTGCTTCCATGTGGGTGGGATAAGAAACTGGTACGGCTGCACATTTCCTGCAATAAAACTAGAACTAAATATTCAAGTATTATCAGCAAACACATACCAAATTGGTTTGATGCTTTACAATTACAAACCACACAAATAACTATTGATGGTTGGACTAGGTGATGGACATGGGTACCTGCGCGTAGAGCTGGGGTGTCTTTTGGGGAGGCCTTGAAGACGACGAAAGAAGGGTCGGTGGGGGATGGCGGAAGGTACGACCCCACCTCTACTTCTCTTGCTTCTGAAATGGGAGCTCCTCCGAATACCACCAGCGGCAGCAGTGCCAGCCCTTTAATCAATGTTTCTCTCCTCTGACTCACGCTGACTCCTCTTTTACTATCGATACAGATGAGGTTGAGGCTTTCTTGAATTGATGTTTGATTTGCATTAGAGATTCCAAGTTTTAATGAAGATTTCGAAGAATTTGAGAATAGGGGTGATAGGAGAGTTAGTGAAACAGAGGCCATTTGTAATggtgtttcttttctttccagGAAGGGAAATAGAGGGCTCTTCTTATCTACTCTCGTGCTTTTTGATAAGGAAATGCCTCATTGCGCGCATTGCTGGCCACCCATTTATTTACCGGAATAGGTTTATCACTGTTCTTTATAAAGAAGCAATTGATGACCCTCTTCTCAaggtttcttcttttaattatatctagTCTTAGTTTTCTAATTGGGTTTTAATAAAAGTGGTTAGAAAACTAAATCAGTACGCATAATACACATAAACTAGTCAAAAGGATCAATATATTGTCATATTTTGAGTTAAATGgatttaattttatgctttttccatattttttctaTGGTAATTAAAGAAGGTAGATGTAGATTTGGTTGAGTTACTGGATATCAAGGATGATCCAAGCAAAATCTCGGCAATGACAATTCACAAACTCAGAACTGCATTGAGGTAAAGAACAAATTAAGGACAAAACTGTTGATGTTAATGCTAAATTTGTGGCCACCGAGAAGAACAAAACTGCTTGTGCTTCAGGCAGTGCAGAAAATTTAGACATATGTAGCACTAGTGCTTATACCGACGTTGTGATTTATGGAACTATTCCTTCTTTCTCtccttaatttgttttagttgTGTATGTAATTTGACTAGAAGGATGGGTTATTGTGTTTGAACCTTGATTTGGCCAGGTAGGACGACTTCTCTAACAAAGAAGAAAGCAAATATGTGAGTGCCAAAAAATGGAGTTACTCTTCCTTCGAATCAAGACGAACCGTGGACTATTTTGCCCATAAGAAGCCACAAAAAGTGTGGATAGCATATAACCCTAGAATCATGAGACGTTTCACTTCCTATAGAGAATACAAAGTTTGTGAAGATTCTTTCTTGGTATGCTTAGCGCACGTTTTATTCTTGGAACGGCACCAATGTGGAGTCAATCAAATTGTCTCTTATAGAAGAAGGATACTATAATAGCTTTTGGACTTGCAGCAATACATTCCAAAACTTAGTTATTCACTTATCCTGGCACAACAATAGTATCTAGGTCGGGTATGTCTGATTCAGAGTGGTTTATCTTAGATGTGATACTTGGAATATTTTTCACTTATGGATATAAATTATGCCACCTTTTTACATTCCTATCTTGTTTCACATTAGG
The nucleotide sequence above comes from Gossypium raimondii isolate GPD5lz chromosome 13, ASM2569854v1, whole genome shotgun sequence. Encoded proteins:
- the LOC105783475 gene encoding psbP domain-containing protein 6, chloroplastic gives rise to the protein MASVSLTLLSPLFSNSSKSSLKLGISNANQTSIQESLNLICIDSKRGVSVSQRRETLIKGLALLPLVVFGGAPISEAREVEVGSYLPPSPTDPSFVVFKASPKDTPALRAGNVQPYQFLIPPTWKQSRVANILSGNYCQPKCAEPWVEVKFEDEKQGKIQVVASPLIRLTNKPNASIEEIGDPEKVIASLGPFVTGNSYDPDELLETSVEKRGQQTYYKYVLETPFAITGSHNLAKATAKGSTVVLFVASANDKQWSTSQKTLKAMLDSFEV